One segment of Coregonus clupeaformis isolate EN_2021a chromosome 38, ASM2061545v1, whole genome shotgun sequence DNA contains the following:
- the LOC121532567 gene encoding LOW QUALITY PROTEIN: epsin-3 (The sequence of the model RefSeq protein was modified relative to this genomic sequence to represent the inferred CDS: inserted 1 base in 1 codon), translating to MTTSALRRQVKNIVHNYSEAEIKVREATSNDPWGPSSSLMSEIADLTFNVVAFAEVMGMVWKRLNDHGKNWRHVYKALTLLDYLIKTGSERVAQQCRENAFTIQTLRDFQYMDRDGRDQGGNVREKARQLVSLLRDEERLRQERSQALTTKERMTAGTGGGGGGTGGGGGGTGGGGGGTGGGGGTGHGGVPPAYHPGRRTSQPNMAALYGEESIRSRGSPSSFNSSSSSPREASDLEQARPQTSGEEELQLQLALAMSREESEKCLHGNCVDDVTMPPLQDQLCLQGDESLLQRALDESRRDSHTGTGESAMLDLVDIFGPAEAPPPADDPWNAQPAVTSDPWDSVAVHTNTPVIGSPWATRPSSSSPTNPWALSRSPTWKAPPTSSSSPVNRGWESPPTLTAEGTDRTDLFSVREEESKGEEGTSRVFSPLTGSPTGPDPFGERVLPPQVNGRGGDSPEMFDLSRLAPPQGSATPRMCRTPEAFLGPTGASLVNLDALIPPTPPSRTHNNPFLLGLSAPSPTNPFHCDQPRLTLNQMXPPLLHLPPTPHTLPYSPSLPLPLPHQPSTLPSSHTQPSTGLLDIP from the exons ATGACAACCTCAGCGTTGCGTCGCCAGGTGAAGAACATTGTTCACAACTACTCTGAGGCAGAGATCAAG GTGCGCGAAGCGACCTCCAACGACCCGTGGGGCCCCTCCTCCTCGCTGATGTCAGAGATCGCTGACCTCACCTTTAACGTGGTGGCGTTTGCTGAGGTCATGGGCATGGTCTGGAAACGCCTCAACGACCACGGGAAGAACTGGAGACACGTCTACAAG GCCCTGACGCTGCTCGACTACTTGATCAAGACCGGCTCAGAGAGAGTGGCTCAGCAGTGCCGCGAGAACGCATTCACCATACAG ACGCTGCGTGACTTCCAGTACATGGACCGTGACGGCCGTGACCAGGGGGGCAACGTGAGGGAGAAGGCCCGCCAGCTGGTGTCTCTACTCAGGGATGAGGAGCGGCTCAGACAGGAGAGGAGCCAGGCATTGACGACTAAAGAACGCATGACGGCGGGaacggggggaggaggaggagggacagggggaggaggaggaggg acaggtggaggaggaggagggacggggggaggaggagggacggGGCATGGAGGGGTACCTCCAGCGTACCACCCAGGCCGAAGGACCAGCCAGCCAAATATGGCAGCTCTCTACGGGGAAGAGTCCATCCGCTCCCGGGGCTCGCCCTCCTCCTTTAACT cctcttCATCCTCTCCTCGTGAAGCGTCTGATCTAGAGCAGGCCCGCCCCCAGACCAGCGGGGAGGAGGAGCTACAGTTACAGCTGGCCCTGGCCATgagcagagaggagagtgagaag TGTCTCCATGGTAACTGTGTTGATGATGTCACCATGCCGCCTCTGCAGGACCAGCTTTGTCTCCAAGGAGATGAGTCGTTGCTGCAGAGAGCCCTGGACGAGAGTAGGAGGGACAGTCACACAGGGacaggggag TCTGCCATGTTGGATCTGGTGGATATCTTTGGCCCCGCTGAGGCACCGCCCCCAGCTGACGACCCCTGGAACGCCCAGCCTgctgtgacctctgacccctgggACTCTGTGG CAGTCCACACCAACACTCCTGTGATTGGTAGTCCCTGGGCGACCCGCCCCTCCTCCAGCAGCCCAACCAATCCCTGGGCTCTGTCACGCTCTCCCACCTGGAAAGCCCCGCCCACATCATCATCCAGCCCTGTCAATCGCGGCTGGGAGAGCCCGCCCACTCTTACAGCGGAAGGTACTGATAGGACAGATCTCTTCTCTGTCAGGGAGGAGGAGAGTAAAGGAGAAGAAGGAACATCCAGAGTCTTCAGCCCTCTGACTGGCAGTCCTACtg GCCCAGACCCGTTTGGGGAGCGTGTTCTGCCCCCCCAGGTGAACGGGCGAGGGGGGGACAGTCCGGAGATGTTTGACCTGTCCCGTCTAGCCCCCCCTCAGGGCTCCGCGACCCCCCGGATGTGTCGCACCCCAGAAGCCTTCCTGGGACCTACAGGGGCATCGCTAGTCAACCTGGACGCACTCATACCCCCTACTCCTCCTAGCAGGACCCACAACAACCCCTTCCTCTTAG gtctgagCGCTCCCTCTCCCACCAACCCATTCCACTGTGACCAGCCCCGCCTCACCCTCAACCAGA CTCCGCCCCTGCTCCACCTCCCCCCTACCCCCCACACCCTCCCCTACagcccatctctccccctccctctcccacaccagccctccaccctcccctcctcccacaccCAGCCCTCCACCGGCCTCCTAGACATCCCC